The stretch of DNA TTAATGTATTAACACCACCCTAtgtcatgcataatacaaaatataagaAGTCTCGCGGTGACGATGGTCCTCTCGCGTAGTCCTCAGAGATTCCTTTACTTCATCACCAGGCCTAATAAGGAAAGGTAACAAAGTAAAttcaaagaacttagtgagttccagagGAAAACATTACAATTGTCACATATAATGCAAGTAAATATTTCCAACTCAACACGGTCACAAAGTTCTCCAGTTGGCGAATACCAAACACAGACAAACTATATACTAGACATTATTCCTTTAGCGTACACTCTACGCCCATGCAATCATACAAACCACCTTCTTCATGTTAGACACAAACCCTAGTCCAAATTCAGAGCCATATCATTCGTTCATTCATTTTTCTTTGTCACGATTTGTCAATCTAGTTTGTAATAACACTTGCCCTACCATAGGCTACATAACCATTTTCATGTATCGCAATCTGCCAgttcatttctcatttcattgAAGACGATGCCATGagttcattttcatgtttcagaTCACATTGTTTATTTCAGAAAGTAAGGAGTAGTGGCTTAAACATGAAAAAAGGTTCTTACATCTTCAACACAGACAAGACAAACCAAACTAATAACAACAAGCATCCATCACTCTTGCACAAATATTTTATCTTCATAGAATATGTGTACTTACCTCAAATCAACCATAAACAAGGGCATTACACACACATGGAGTAAGAAAGAACTCACCAGAAAGTGCAAAAAGTTCAAACAGCAAGACTCTTGCCCTTATCATGAGAACCTTCAGGAGAGTCTTAagctataatataaataattaaacttatcAGACTGTATACtagaaaactaaactaaactaaacaaacttgtaagtaacatcatcACAAAACCCAGATTTAGGAAGTTTCCTTTCTTACACTCAAAACTGACGCTAAAGCGTGCAGCTTAAAAGTCGCGTTAATAGCCATGAAATAACCTAAGGTTCATTGATATTTATCAGGTGCTAAAACAACAAAACAGTTGGTTGAATACAACGAACCTAAATCTTCAAGCAGGCTTCTGGTTTAAGGTTTTCCGAGAGAAAAGGGCAGAGAAAGTTTGAGAAGAAAATATGTGTGCAAGAGAAAACGTAAAACTTATTCAAGAAGCCTATACTAACTTTACACAACTATACACAGAAGCTGGGTTTAGTGGATAAGTCTGATTATCCCACTAAACTCCCTCAATTTCTATGACTAAGCACTTTCTCTCTCATCATAAATATGAGTCTTATCGACTACAATAACTTAGTTCTATTCTAACCAATTCTCATTTGTCTAACTAAATTGTTCAATCggagtaataatataataaaataataaatagttcTTTAACTAAAGACTTAACATAATTGTCTAACAACTGGGGTGGCGTATACTCTACAAGGGAGTCCGCCAAACCACCAAGCTCGCCCAAGACAGATTTTGCCCAAAGGCGTACTCACAGACTTACATGCTTAGTCACAATTAATACCTTACCCACTCAGATCTTGCTCTAAACACCGTACTCCAATAAATAGTATTTGAACACTAGGATTTCACCGAGTGAGATGTTACACAAACATTTAGGCAACCTGCTATGGACCATTGGATAATAGCTAAGAGGGTTATGAGGtatctttagaaaaaaaaatattacatgcTTACATATTTGAGGTCTGATAagttagagatcatcaggtatatagactccgattttgatggaatattgatGTAAAATTTTGTCACTAGGGTGCAAATTGTGACAATACTTGTTAGTCATTTATTCCAATAACAACAggagcacatcaaagtcaaagcacatagactttaagttcccagttattaaagtaaaagttcagagTGGTTAGGTGTCTATAAAGCATATTGAAGCAAATTCCATGATTGTGGACCCGCTTACTAAAAGACTACACCCAAGGTTTTATAAGAGCACACTGCTCATATAGGTGTACTGTTATTTCGGAATAATCAGTTATAATGGgagtttgtaattttaaatacttttttgtTATAGATAAATTTTTCGTTATTTCAACTTAAGGTTATTTTctgcagaaataaagtttatttggtttattcacactctgattttggtaaggtttgatctcactaagaTTAAGGAGGACCAGTTAGAAATAAGCATGTTTGATTCACATTGCATGTAATtttcatgctacacatccatacttgatttATGTCATTTGGTtatgttaatatacgtgatcaatgatggatttagttacgatatatgtaacgaaagtcgcaTTGGtcctatgttaacataattaatggacgaatTGTTTGGAATAACTTTTGTATATGATATTAAAGTTTTGAGTTCaaaaggttatataatgacatataattatagagtaattaatatatatgtggtccaagtgggagattgttggaaaatatagacatcacatatataataatagtatttatatgtcattatttactattataaaatattaactcaaatatgtgtagatattttagtaactaatttctaattgatgatgggctaattagaaattagggttatgcaaaagttatattttaacattatgcTTCTCAAATTACACATAGgtataatttgaaaaattaaaatcataagatcaaaaatttcaagaaatcaataaaattaagtaCGTTTTcgcatttaattttaattttatgatttgattaataaaaaattatattaggtATAAGCAGATTGCGCTCATGTGCTGTGCATTACTGGCTTTTACATATCTTGGTGATTACCTTATTTGCTGGAAATCCAAAAAACAGCCTACTGTCAGCCGCTCTTCTGCTGAGGCTGAATACAAGGCCATGGCCTCCACTGAAAGGAGGCTTACTTTTTTTCCCCCTAGAGAGAAGGCAGAGAACTCTAGGAATAAAAAGTTTGACCATGTCTAGTACGTGTGAAAAAAAACTGCTGTCATTCTTATTTATTCATAAGGAATTTATATATTGAATCACAAGTGAGaggataaaaaaattatgtttgagTATATCAATTCCTATTTCTAAATAGCCCTTGCCCCTATCCCTTATCaaaagaaggggaaaaaaaagagctaggaattttatttcttatatccttttatttgttttgaacCTTTCAGACAAGTACAGATCAAAACCATTAGCATTTATATAGAAGAATTATTCTGTACTTTTGGTAGAGACTAACTGAGGTTGACAAATTATAACTTGCAtgtatgaataaaaaataaaccaaacTTTTGATCCTTTATTAATCTTTCAAATGGTTGTGAAAAGGAAGCCCTTGATTAATAAATTTTGGTCCAACCCACAACActggataaaatattaaaatacaaagcataattatttaaaaataataatgacataTGGGAAATGGATCATCAAATTTCCCCAACCAAACACCAGCCTTTTTCTTCCAATTCACGATCCAAAACAAACTtcatatcatcaacatcaacACCTTCATGTTTCTCATCATCATCTTCAATCTTACCTTCATGATTTTCTACCTCTTCTTGAGATTGAGAACTCGCTTTCAAACCATCATTAACTACATGACAttgatcatcatcatcatcatcttcatcatcataaACTTCATAGTCACTAGATAAATGGTCCAACATCCTTGCTGCTGAAAACCCTGAAAAATTCAAACCAGGCCTCCTATCAACCACTTTCCAGGTGACCAACCTATAGTTTGTGGCCATATCATTTGACCTAAACTTATGAGTACCCTTGGCCTTATCCTTGGACTTACAAGCCGGGTGCATGTGACACCCTAGGCACCGAGGCCTATCGCATCGTCCGGTAAACTTGGAATGGTTAGTAGGCTTCGCCGGAACTTTGGTGAACAACCCGGCCGTTGTAGGTGAATTGACCTGTTGAACGAACCGGGGTTCAGGTCTCGGATTCCATGGAGATGGGAGGACCCTGTACGTCCTAACCATACCATGTTGACGACCTTCCCTCTTCATTTTTGGTCAGAAAGTGTTGTGGGCTAAAAGGAATGATAATGGATGAGGATAAGCATGGTTTGTGACTCTTTTTATATGTTTTGGATTTTGAAGGGACAAAGCTTGGGAAGCAAGGACTTCAAAATTTGGTCGAAGCTACGTGTGGAACAAGCTTATAACAATAATTGATTGCAGTGACAGctgaatataataaattaaacaaattgaTAAACTTGGCAAACAAGGTGTTGGAATTATTTGCTTTCTTTGActtttttctatatatattaaaaagaagTCAACATTCCCTTTTTGGTTTAATTCTTCTATTAATCCCTATATTATGTGAAAGTTGTGactttagtctctatattttaatttagtcattttcagtCTGTGctcttataattttaaattttgagttctaACCAAATGGtagctattaaattcattaagtaaaGTTCTACTATTTCTAAAATTGATGCGACAAGTTTATTATCAATTGTGTAATACAATACCATGTTAGCTTGCTATTTCtatatattactaaaaaaatgagttattagatttaatgattttcatttgcattaagattgaaaatatgaaatttagaaaatataatgACTAAGAATGATCCAGAGGAGAATACATACTAAATCTACAACAATACGTATAATATAATATTGATAAAGGTATTTAGCTAACCAAGTTTAACTGTTATCGTTTGGAcaagtctaaaattttaaaattcaaaaactataaaatataaattgacaaatttaaaaaatacaaaactaaaattaatcaaattaaagtttaGAAATTGAATATCCCAAACAATCCAATATCTAGAATTTAGCCCAGTTAAACTAGGGAGTTTTAGGCCTCTTTCAGACTTACCCACCACCATTCAGAACCCATAAACGAATTAATGAGGCCTCAGTTCAAAGCCCATTCAACGTTTTTCTCTGGCTTTTCGCCCCCCTGCTTCAATGGAATAAAACCCTATAGCAAAGCTCTAGAACCCCCCCTGTATTTTCTCAGGAAAAAAGTCCGGAAGAATCGATGGCCGCTTCTCTTTTAAACAAAGCATTAAAACCCATTAAACATCCCAACTTCCTCTCGGCCCTCCGTTCTCTAAATTTCAGTTCTATCGCCACCGCCCATGGCAACCCCTCCGACGgtccatcttcttcttccttcacattcgACAACGCCAATAACAACAAAGAGAAAGACGATAATAGTATATACATAAAGCCACCGACTTCAAATGCGAGCACCGAAAAGACGACGTCGGTGACGATGCCGATGTCGTTCATGACTGGATCGATAGTTGGGAAGAGATTTTATGAGAAAGTTACTACGAGAGAGTCTGATGATGGAGTTGGATGGACTGTTATGCTTGATTATAGGACTCTTAAAACCCCTTCTAAAAGGCCTCTCAAGTTGCCCACTTTGGCTCTTGCTAAGGCCATTGCTGCTGAATGGGAATATCAGGtagatcatttttctcttcttttttaattaactgttattctttattttgttttataaaatttgGGGCCTTCCTTTTGAGATTGAGTTTGTTGCTAGCTTAGTCTTTGCTTTGggtgtctttggatttttgttatGTGGTATGACTTAATCTTGTCTGAATTGGGTGTCGTTTGATGAATGGTAACTTCAGAATGTGGATAGGGTGAATCCAAAAGATGTAGTCTATATGTTTTAGTTGATCATCTTAGGTCCAATTGTAAAGTATTGTACAAAGGAGGTTCCGTGAGTTTTTTAATAACTAAGAAGATGTTAATTGTTTTTAGCAAACAGATGGAATCAGACCCTTTacaatgccattgatgaaacttgCTTGCACGGCGCTGGAAAGAGTTCCTCTCACACGCACGAAGATCATTGAACATCTGATGAAGAAATTTGATCAAGACTTAGTGTTCTGTCGTGCACCTGAGGATAACACTTTGACGGCTGGTGTTCATGGTGTGTAGGTTATTTCATACTTTGACTGTATCATATCGTACTTTGATACTGAATCATCAGGCATGTGCTTGATGGAAAACCAAATTCCTTTTCGTTTCATCTCATGATTATATTATTGATTCAGTGTGAACACCAAAATGCAATAATATCTGGCATTgtggcttcttctttttttttttttttttttttttgcagcaaGGCAAGTTGAGAAAGTTGATCCTTTACTTTCTTGGTTAAATTCTGAATTTGGCTTTCAGCCTATTGTGTACTCTAGCTTCTTTGGTGGGAAGCAAGGGGAAGGTCTCTCAAAGGCTGTTGAAAACCTTCTGAAGAAGACAGATGACTGTGAATTGGCAGCAATTGATGCCCTTGCAGCTGCGGCACATTCATTGGTTATTTCTCTAGGAATTTTTCGTGGTAAATTGCAGATTGAGGAAGCAATCGAGTTGATTAGACTTGAGGAAGATTTGCAGGTCTTTTCATTTCAGTAAAATCTATTATGctaacacatgcatatgcatgtaTATATCATGTAACTTGAGACTTCTCTTATATATTTGTAGGTGGATAAATGGGGTTTAGTAGAAGGTGGGCATGACGTTGACATTGCTGACCTCAAGGTACAAATCTCATCAGCAACCGTGTTCCTTGGTCTTTCTAGGAAGAACTTTTTTCATTGAGGAAACCTCGAGGCTACGaaagcttcttttttttaactataAATTCGTATCTCCTAATGTGATACCAAGTGTTGTAAGATTgatgattttattgaaataaattaataattgaatacgAATGAATTTAAGTGCCTGCCTTTCATCGACTTGTGGTATTTCTAATGATAGAAGACTCCCATTTGTGTTATACAAGGAAAGGTGATTGTGTGCCTAAGGCCTTGAAAACTTTAATCCATTATTGTGATCTTGCTTTGCAGTAGCAGACATCTCTTCTTTGCAGCAATAGGTGCACATCGGTGGCTGTCTCTCAATGTCACAATTACAGCAAGCTGTATCACAATCATTGTTGCAACCTGTTTGAACAAGATAACTGAAATATTAGAGCTGGATTCATGTCTTATGCATCGATGTGCATGAAAAATCGTTGTCAAGTCCATGTTTTTGAGAAAgaaaattagcatgaaatatgatcTAAATAAAGTGGACGATCCAAGTTTTATCACATCACCTGTAATGGTTACATACTTTGGTGGCTCAAAGCCAACTGAAAGGCGATTGCTGGCTTGAACGACATTAGAAAAGATGAGGACAAAAATCCATGTTATCATTAACCACTTCACCATTGTAGAACATACTTGGGAGGTGAAGTTCTCTCTTTGGCACctgttttgatatatatataatctgcTCAAGTCTCATAGATGGTGGACCTAACTCGTTACGTTAGAATTTGAAAATGGAAAGTTCACTTTCATACACTTTCTGCGAGTATAATAATGATTCATCCCGAAACTATGATGATAAATTATAATCATCCAAACCAAGCGAAGTTCTTATTCTTTCGGAACATATATAATAAGAGACACAATGATTGAATGCAATGTTTGTGTAGGTAGTAACTTCAGATAATTTGTTTTGCTTTCTACTATAGTTGGTTGAAAATTAGATGGATACTCAAAACTCCGAAATCTCTAGCAAAAACAGCATGATAAAACCTACCAATCTGAATGTTATTATATTAGATTGAATGCAACAAACAAAAATAAGGATCAATTGAACCAAAATCAGCACTTGAACAACAAGATTAAGTACAATTGTGAGGGAGAATACAATTATTAAATCAAAGCAAATTGTTCAAGGAATcctcacaagaaaaaaaaaatccagaTTGACTGGTTTTAACATCTTATTTGTGGAGATTAAGACTTCAAGCAGTAAGCTCAAGATGCTTGATGTGTGCGATCTGCTTTCCCGGGTTCAGCCCCTTTGGACAAGCACGAGCACAGTTCAATATTGTATGGCAACGATACAGCTTAAACTCATCATTTATGGCCTCCAATCTCTCCTTTGTGTATTCATCACGGCTGTCGCTTATCCATCTGCATATAAGATGCATGGTTAACAAACTTTACACACACTCTCAGGAGAAAAAAAGACAGTAATCAGAATGTAATAACTACCAAAACTAGTCAAGGAAAGAACAAAAGATCAACAAGCAACAAAACTACTCTAGTTTATTTTGATTGACATGTCCCATTACAAGTTTGATGTAAATCAGTGGAATGAACATGATGGACATGACATCAAATATGGGAGCATCAGTTGAATTGATAGTTTACCAAGAATTAATAAGTGGCCAAAACTTGTCTGGAACAAAGGTTAAAGCTCTTGTCAGGTACCTAGATAACAAGGGTTCAAACCATGTCATCCCTTCCCCCTCCCTCAATATTGTAAtgattaaaaaaagtttaataagTGAATCATTCTAATACtgtaattcagctactaatgagAAATATCCCTTTCGCAATTTCGCAACCAAAATTCATGGGGCATTCGACTACTAGAAATGAAAAGAATCATCAGAGTTTTCTTAAGTAACAAGGACACTAAGGACCCTAATCTCAAACAAATAGTGCAATTAGCAAGAACTTAAAACGTAGGTAACAATATTATAATCAAGAATCACTTCCGATGTTGAATTAACACATCAACCCTACATATTATGCCCCCCGGGAACAAAAACATCTTCATTCATTTCCGCTTCCTACTAAACTCTTCATTTTCCTTGAACTCTTATGTCTAACCATTACCATGGAAAGTATGATCTTCCAAATacgaaaaaaaaaaattagaaaagtttGAGCATTCTCCTTTCAAACACACACCTCTATACAACGGGCATTCCCAAGTCAGGTAAAGTAGCATTCCCTTTTACAAGACGGACTATAAACCAAGAAACTCCTTAGTAAACCATGAGCCCAAAAGAGTCCTAaaacttaaactacttaataatcAATAAAAGACTAAACACTAACTTCAGTGAATCAATCAGAGAACCCCAATTTTGAAGGGAATAACGTGAATTGTAAGATTCACtatcaaaaatagaaaataaaagttccTTCTTTTCAGTTATCAACCAAATAGATGGTGAAATAAGCCAAAAAGAAAATCACCAACAGCAtcaatttaagaaataaaaagccTTAAAGCATTCACTTTCAGTGTTCTCTGTTAGTCACTCAAGATAAAGTTAACTCTTTTCCTATGAAACAATCAAATCAATTGCAATCCCAGTCCACAAATCCTTCAGAAACATCAAATTAACAgataaacccaaaattaaatagtTAGTACCTGTTTGCATGGAGCAAAGCAGCAGGACCTAGATAAGACTCGGGATTCCACCAATAGCTGGGACAGCTAGTGCTACAACAAGCACACAAAATACACTCATACATCCCATCTAGCTTAGCTCTATCCTTTTTACTCTGCGGAATCTCTTTTCCCGCCGTCGGCGGCGGGTTTTTCCTCTTCAACCACGGTTCAATACTCTTATACTGATTATAAAAGTTGGTCATATCCACCACCAGATCTTTTATCACGAACGTATGCGGCAAAGGTGTTATGGTGGTCTCCGACGATCCTGATTCGATCTTGGTCAGACAAGCTAAGCCGTTACAGCCGTTGATGTTCATTGCACAAGAGCCGCAGATTCCTTCACGGCAGGAGCGGCGGAAGGTGAGCGACGGGTCGATCTCGTTCTTGATCTTGATGAGGGCGTCAAGGACCATAGGCCCGCATTCTTTTAAGTCGATTCTGTAGTCTTGGAGCTGGGGTTTGGTAGGATTATCTGGATTCCATCGGTAGATTTGGAAGGTCTTC from Gossypium hirsutum isolate 1008001.06 chromosome D04, Gossypium_hirsutum_v2.1, whole genome shotgun sequence encodes:
- the LOC107898491 gene encoding succinate dehydrogenase [ubiquinone] iron-sulfur subunit 2, mitochondrial — its product is MATSLIRRAMNMASRVSSPTVAPASRMVVVRPYASETEAQKVEPKAAASPNMKTFQIYRWNPDNPTKPQLQDYRIDLKECGPMVLDALIKIKNEIDPSLTFRRSCREGICGSCAMNINGCNGLACLTKIESGSSETTITPLPHTFVIKDLVVDMTNFYNQYKSIEPWLKRKNPPPTAGKEIPQSKKDRAKLDGMYECILCACCSTSCPSYWWNPESYLGPAALLHANRWISDSRDEYTKERLEAINDEFKLYRCHTILNCARACPKGLNPGKQIAHIKHLELTA
- the LOC107898492 gene encoding ATP synthase mitochondrial F1 complex assembly factor 2 — translated: MAASLLNKALKPIKHPNFLSALRSLNFSSIATAHGNPSDGPSSSSFTFDNANNNKEKDDNSIYIKPPTSNASTEKTTSVTMPMSFMTGSIVGKRFYEKVTTRESDDGVGWTVMLDYRTLKTPSKRPLKLPTLALAKAIAAEWEYQQTDGIRPFTMPLMKLACTALERVPLTRTKIIEHLMKKFDQDLVFCRAPEDNTLTAGVHARQVEKVDPLLSWLNSEFGFQPIVYSSFFGGKQGEGLSKAVENLLKKTDDCELAAIDALAAAAHSLVISLGIFRGKLQIEEAIELIRLEEDLQVDKWGLVEGGHDVDIADLKVQISSATVFLGLSRKNFFH
- the LOC107898493 gene encoding uncharacterized protein, whose product is MKREGRQHGMVRTYRVLPSPWNPRPEPRFVQQVNSPTTAGLFTKVPAKPTNHSKFTGRCDRPRCLGCHMHPACKSKDKAKGTHKFRSNDMATNYRLVTWKVVDRRPGLNFSGFSAARMLDHLSSDYEVYDDEDDDDDDQCHVVNDGLKASSQSQEEVENHEGKIEDDDEKHEGVDVDDMKFVLDRELEEKGWCLVGEI